A stretch of DNA from Falco biarmicus isolate bFalBia1 chromosome 6, bFalBia1.pri, whole genome shotgun sequence:
TCCATCTCCTAAGACAAAAGTTGTTAAGACATATAAACTAAAGATTTATTACTTTCATTCAAGACAGTATTTTGGTAGTTTGTTAGTACCTCAAACCGTGTGAAACATTTTCTACCTGATATCCAAAGAAGACCATCCACCACATATCCTGCATGGCATGAGAGCGATCGATCAAAGGACTGTACAAAGGTCCACTTGTTCTTCTTGGGGCAATAGCGTTCCACTGTAGGTAACACTTGACGCAATTCATTTCTGCCCCCTACGGCATAGAGGTATTCATCCACTGCTCCCAGCACGAAGTGTTCCCGACAGTTCTTCATTGGAGCTATCTCAGCCCAAGAGTTAGTGCGGGGGTCATATCGACAGGCAGTTCTCACCGCACAAGTGCGCCCGGTAGAGTGCTCTGCCTCTCCACCAGCTACAAAAAGAAAGTCTCCCATGACAGCAACACAGTGGTGGCTTCTCCCTACAGGCATAGGCGCTAGCTCGCTCCAGTTTGCGATCCCTGCGATATGAACGTTCTCTTGATCTACCGGATTGAAGTACCGCAATTCCTTCACTTTGCAGATTTCACGTTTTTTCCCACCAATTATGTAAAGAGTGTCTGACTGGAAGCGTGGTTTTGTCCTTCTGGTTTGCCAAACTGGCTGTGCATAGACGCTCTGGTGGTAAGCCAAGGCCTCATTAATAAGTGCTGTTGCAGTTTCACTAGCTTGCACAAGAGGATGAGAAAGAGCTACAGTGTGCAGTGTATCCACATCCATAAGGCCAAAGCGGACATACTGGAGAAGTTCATCCATGTACTGGTAGCGGCAGTTATGTTCCAGCCACCTCACAGCCAGCTAAAAgtggggggagtggggtggggagggaggaaaggagaaacaagaCACCAATTACTTGTGTACAATTCTTGTTAAAATTTGGTCTTTTGAAAACTGCTTGCATTCCAGGAGCAGCTATACACTTGCCTCAGTAGTAATATTTATCAATATAAAAAGCAATTATGAAAGCATATGAGTCAGCATAAAAGCCACCTACTAAAACTCTACCTATAATGTACATAAGAGCATTGTATTGTACCACTCCCCCTAAATAATTTCCTAAGCATTGCTGGATTGCAATACTGCTACGCAATACTCTCACTGTGCAAACCGTTAGCGATGTAGGAGACCGCATTATCCCAGAATCAAGCAGCTGAAGCAATACTATAAATGCAGGGCCTATGGGATCACTGGAGACCATGGgtatattagaaagaaaagtaggaTTATGGTTAGATgattagaaagaaaagctctttcTCCCCCCATCTTTCATTCTGTTTATGACAAAATATTGAAGGAATGTAACAAAATACATATTGAATCCTTCAGTATTCTTGTTCCTTCTCCATTTATTTCATTCATAAAGTGGAGAGAAGTGTAAAGGGACCAGAAATTAAGCCGGAGAAGAGGCTCTGCTGGTTTGGGActgacagaaagcagcagcaaggaagaCTCTGAAACTGTCCAGGAATTGTACCAGAGATCAACAGCCAAGATTAAACACAACCTTTAAATTACATACAGAATCCAACCAGGTCTAAAAAGAGGCTTGGAAGGGCCTAAACCATTTCAAGGACTGTAGTATAAGATATTCTTTAAAATCTCCAGTGATTAAGATAGCCAATCTTTCCTCAGGAAAACCATTTCCATGCTCAATTATCCTCTCAGAGAGATTTTCCTTTCACCTATGCAGGAGCTCTAAACCCTTCAACTCATTGCCCCATTTTCCACCTGTGGGTTTATATTCCAGAGCTCTGGAACTCCCAGAGCAACCCTTTGAAATTCATCCATCCTACAGAATGAGCAACAGTTTActactttccttttctcctctgccttcgATGCATTTTAACGTGTGTTGCAGTTTCCTCTTCACTGAATCGAAAAGTCTCTCAGTCCGTCTTGGGTCACATTTTCTACACCTCTGGTGTGTGGCTCACAGTTCTCTGTTATTGAAAGGAAATGCTCCTCTTTCTTAATGATTGCTTCTGAAAACTGGATATAATCTTCCTCTTAAGGCTGTAGTAGTAGCAAATAGGAAGGATCTCTTTGTAACAATCTATGCCATTCTTGTTTGTACATCACGAGACTGTCACTGCGCTACAACATCACTGATTCATGTTTAAGCTTATGGCTGAGTACTATACccacttcttttttctgcagaacCTCCACAAAGTGCCGTGCTTTCTCTGTCATTACTGAACTCTACTATTCACTTCAGGCCACTGCTCCAATCTGTCAAGATCATTCTCAATCCTAATTATATTTTTGAAAGTGCTTGAAGACCATTCCCCCTTTCTGATTGTACAAAAACATAAACCCCATATTATTCTTTCATCCAAGTTATTAACAAAGACATTGACTAGTTCTGGATGAGGACAGACTCCTCTACTTgatatttcatttcattctgaCAAAGAACTCATGGAGCAGAAGTTTGTAACTAGGTGTGCAATAATAACAGTTTCAGCTAAAACTGCCGCGTACTGCTCATGGAAATGTCACATGAAGGAGCTGAAAACAAAGGCTCCTGTTACTCATGGCTTTCATATACACAGAAGTATATAAAATTTATTGCTGCTTCTGTATTCTGTCCAAGAGGGAAGatgacaaaacaaaatcacCTTCTCATTAAGATTAATTTGAAACACTTTCTCCACCGTGCTATTCAACCACTGTTGAACAAAGAATCAATGAAGGGCATCAAAAATTGCAACAGTGGTCCAGTCAGTTAAATGCTGTATTGAGTTTCAAAATATGCATCAGCTACATGTATTCAGAATGGTTACTAAAAATGgctttaattaaatatatttgaaagtgTTTATGGACTAGAAATCATTGAGCATTATATCCACATGTTCTAAATCCACCAACTCTGTCAGGTGTCACCTACTGAGTAGTTTTAGGCAACTCCCTACTTCATGTCTTAGGCCATGTGAATCATTCCTCAAAGCCTTCAGAGGCACTTAGCTCTCCTCATTGACTAGACACTTGAAACTGAAGTCAAATTTAGGCCATCTTCATCATGATGAACATACCAAATGCATTCATGCCAACTGAATGACATATGGGTTGCTGTATTAAAAGAGAAGAACTCACAAAACGTGCTTAAAAATTTATCTGTCATCACTTGCATCCAacagatttgtttcttttgcttataGTTCATGCCCTCACTCACATAAAAAATGGCATCGTGGAGGTATCACCTGTGCCATAACAACAGACACTACAAGACTCTTAAAAGACATGCACTAACATAAACCAGGTCTTCGTAACCACAAGGCTTTTAAAGGAAGTTTAACATTAATGCCTCCTAAGATCTTAGAACTTCatccttcctctttcctctatcatccttcctccctccccccaatAAATACTATATAAATACACAAGCAACACTACATAAATTCATACCATTCAAAGACACAGTATCTGCATTCATCTGTGCATATGGGACGCATGGCAATCTGCAGCAGAAGGGATGGGCATCCCCATTACAATACATTTTCTCCACTGCATGAAGTTTGGCAAAAACAACTTGGTTCATGCTGAGTTAGGTCAGTACTGAGACTATTCCTGGAGCTGTAAAAAAAGGTTTCACTTAAACCAATATTGCTTAACATTTCTCTAAAATCGCAGAATTTCTGAtccacagcagcagtggtgcAGTGATACAAAGATTCTGCTGGCACTCACAGGAGATGTACAATCTAGTCCTGGTCTTGAACCAAGAAATTTCTCCACCCTTTCCTACACTATTTCATCCCTGTTCATCTGTCCTGCATCTTTATTTATGATAACTTTTTTACCTTTCCAAATTAAATATATTGCAATTTCATTAGGATCCTATACATTCTGCACCTAAAGGTATCTTTGGTCTACACTACCTTCTGACAAGCAACTGCAACAGCAACAGGGAGGGTAAGGTAAATCCCAGGCTGTCGTTTGTGCAGGTTGCTGCTCTTACCAGACTCCACATCTGAGGTCACTTTGCAGTGGAGTACTGCATTTTACTACATTCATTTAGAAAGCAGGGCTAAGAACCCTGCACATCACTATGACCTGGATGGTCTGTAGGCACCTGATAAACAGCAGAGAAACTCTACTGGGTCTTAGGGAGGCAACAAAGGTCTGGGAATCACAACGGGTACAGAAGCTCCTGTCCAAATCAACTCATGCTACTCTTTAACATATTTTTGGCTACAGTATTCCATGTGACCCACACCTTACCTGCGGCACtccaaggcagagaaaaagccGTAAGAGCTAAAAGCTGTAATGTTTTTATCTCCTTGTCTTGCTATTGATAACAATGACTGCTACTCAATTTTAAATAccataaattaattttgggacaattctttaaaataactgCCAGGAATTTAAGCTACAAATGTAGATATTTCTATGTATATTCATAGAATACAGGACCTAAATTGTGACACAAGGCTACGGAACAGGTCATATGGTTTAGGTCACTCACAAACTCAGCCTTAAGACTACCACACTTGTTATGCAGCACACATTGTTATGGTGGTCTCTAGCAGAACCTAGTGTCTCACACTATGTAGGCATGGAAGAAAGTAGAATTATCGCTGTGGGTGAACAGATATTCTAGTCACTGGATGGTCTGGCAGCTATTGGAAAGCTGGAGAAGttcagaagaatgaaaattaaGTTCCCAAACaagttttttgcttttagtaGAAATAGTTACTGATGGACTGTAATACAATTCTACATTTCCTTCAGTGTAGAGGTGGCAAATAAAACTCTCATGAACATATGGCAGAAGTGCCATCCATAGAATTGTATCAGCAAGCACCTGTATATTTATCAATACAAGTTCTACCACCTTTACTCAGTTTTTGTTTAATTCAGACTCAGAAACTTGGTGCCTACAAAGAAACTCCAAAATTCACCCCATCTATACACTAATTAGAGTGACTAATTTTTAGCCTCTTTGGCAGCAGTGACTAGCAACTATAATCAGTATTAGCAAAATAAACTCAAAGTCATTATACACTTTATGACACCGAAAGGAAAGACATTCAGACCTCTGCAAGGAGATACCAATAGCACTTGACATTACAACTGTGTTTAAAACGCAAACAAGTAAGcaaggcggggggtggggggtgaagACAGAGACACCATACACAATTTTGaggtttaaaatatttgtattgctgctaaataattaaaaaaataagtaaagaCTCCTACTCCTAGTGCCATTATAGGCAAATTCTGTTTAAACTGCTAGAAGCttcttttctattaattttaatgtatgAATATGTGAGAAAAGGAAGCTAAAGCCTAGTGCCTATATCAactttaataaataatatattttgcCATATTCATCTTCTAAACTAAGTAAATGACAAAAGTAGACCCTCAGAAGGACAGGATTTTCAAACCAGATTAATTCCCTTATTCTAAAACCTTAAcccaaaggatttttcttctccaaggTTACACTACTTGATTTAGCAATGGAGTACCTtctcaaaacagaagaaaacagacgGAAAAATGTAACATGTCACAGTTGGAGCATACATCGAAGCAGATCTGTATATTGGATTGTGATTTCACTgcatttccagcagctgcttctgcttccagCATGGTGCTTCAACAGTCCAATTCACACAGCCTCAGAGTGCggtccttccctccctgccgTTAATGGTGTATGTGCCACACACATACCACAGCCGCAGAGGACACAGAGGCAGTGGAGGTTAAAGCTGAATTAAGAgtttccctcctgcagcaggcaaCCCTGCAATAAATAGTTACCTGGTCTTTTGGGCTGCCAGCTATCCCAGGAAGCGAGAGAGCCCGGCGCGCCTGTGCCTTGCCTGTTCAGCATCCCCCCGCGGCCCTTTGCACGCCACTGTGCTGGGAAACATGCCAGACCTTCACTTGACATCACAGTAAGTTTTCTAACCGGAAAAGCCAAGCTACTTTATGAGTGAAAAGAGCTTGAGACGCTCATTAGACCCAGGTTCACTTAGAAACTACTTTAAGTCACAAAGTCAGTGTAAGGGAAAGTTTATGTCCGCTGCTCTGGAAGGGAAAATGCGCCTCCAAGCCTGGGCTGTGTGGGAGGCAGGGCCAAGGGAACTCCATTAAAGTCATCTTGGTGTGCTCTTTAGTTGATGTATTCATGTTGTAGCTGTGTGGACTGCAAAGGAATTAGGCTAATTTATACCATCTAATGTCTCTAATAACTGAGATGAAGCCAAAAAGTGACagtagtggaaaaaaatgagggTTTTgaagttggttttggttgttttgttgggatttttttttttttttttggcgggggggggggggtggagcaaaaaacaaataaaaggaaacaaattctATACAGTTTCAAAACAATGAATTCACACTGTCTTattaaaacaaatggaaatctTAAATACAATAACAGAGTGAGCATTCTCATTTTAGGAGAAAGGACAATTTTAAATATGGGAACAAAAGTGGAGAGGGAAGTATTTACCTGGACTGAGATCAGATATATTCAACACAAATTATCCAATTTCTGCATGACAATCTGATGATGATATATacctgggaaagagaaagaaccaCAAACCTCTTCTTTCAACACAAATCTCATCTGAACAGTCTTTCTGTTGCTTAACATAAGCAAAAAattttcagtcagaaaaaaaatcaaattaatacCTTTGTATCATTAGCATATTGGGCAGTGCTATAGACCTGCTCCTATTGATCAATAACCAGAAAGAGTCACAAAAGCAACACAGTTACTACAGCAATCACTCTAAGACACCAAGGTaacttcaaaaagcaaaacttacACTTTACTAGTTCAGTGTTTGAGAACACTAAGAACATATATTTTGGCTTTAGACTTGCACATGATTTGGCCTTTCATTGGATTTTATCTAACTCAGCAAGCCCCAGGTGTTCCAGACTGGAACCTCTTCCCTCAAAGCCACTGTCTATCTCACTTGGCTATTGTCAGCACCACCATGGCTCTTCAAATCTCAAGTCTAGGAGCGGAATCTATGGATAAACCAGGACATTTACTACAGCTCTGAAACAAAGTCCACTGAAGGCTATGGAGAAACTTCCACCTTTTTTCAATGAACAGGGATTTCCAAAGGGCCTGAATTTGGACCTTTAAAGGGTCTTTGTCCTCTCTCTCCAGAGACTATAAAGGACAAAACCGAGAGGGTTTAGGATATTCATTTAACCATTTTAAGTAAAGTCACCTAAATTGGTCTGCACCACCCATTTGAGAATAAAAACATATGGGTGAAGAATTGTTgctgggaaaaaacccaaaacacacatAACACAATTTTTCAAAGCCATGAGTTACACaggaatattttcagaagataGTCGTAACCACACAGCACAGCCTCCAGACTCTCTTTGCAATTCTATCAATCAGGTACTACCTTACAGCTGTGGGCAGCATTGAAAATGAGTGGCTCAAGCCTAAATGCAGGACAGCCTTaaagacagaaatctttttctttttattttgaatttaaaacatGCATAAAAATAAGACTGTAAGGAGCTGCATGTAGAACAATCAAAATTATGaggtatttgcatttcttttgcacCTTAAGCCAAACAACTACAAAATTATGCATAGGATTCTCTCAGTCTGAACACAGTAAATATTAATAATCTCTGAATCAGCAGTCAAATGCCTTTTGCCCCTGAACTCTGAAGAGAGACTTTCCAACTCAAAAAGTTGTAGTACAGTGACTGAGACCATATTTACAAGGCATCAAGCTGAGGCATATACGTGTAGCCTGTGAAAATAAGGCTGTGCCATCCCCCCACCCTCTTTACACAgggacattttaaaattacctgtTTGTCAGTTTTACAAATGTGTGTCTACGTCAGCAGCCCCCTGTGTGGCGCTGCGTTAGCAAGAAGGCATGCTTTCATTTGCACGTTCTGATTTTACAAtcagaattaaaacatttgctcTGTTCAGGGTGAGTTGGTAAACAgggattttaaatttttttttttttttttttttttataatgtgaaaaatgaaagaaaaatgttcctcTAGATGTATTATGCCTTTGGGCTCCATTTGAGGGAAGgcaaaaaagacagagaaagctACTGTGAAGGTCACAGAGTGAAAGAACTTCCTCAGGgcacagaataaattaaatcccaaggaaaaaataaaatgtgatttccAGAGTGTGAGGCACAAACTCAAAATGACAATGATTGACAGCCAAACTATATCCGTGCAATATCGAAGACTGCACGTTCTCATTTACCTCAGTGTAGCCAGCAAGCGCCCATTAAACATCCGTCTGATGCCCAAATTAACCTTCTTGGCAAACTGAAAGAGGCACAAACTATCATAATCAACCTTTCATTATCACAGCAGCCTCTAGTTAAAGGGTCAGAATAATTGTGCCATCAGAGCCCTGATTGTTTTCAATCAACAGACGACTGGAGTGACAGCTCAGTGATGGAGTAGTTTGATGAAACCGCACCAGGCCTAATCAGAGCAGATGAAAGGAAGGCATGATTGGTGCAAATGAACAGTCGTGCctctctttttcatttacaaTCTGAAATTACTCTTAAatttacagggttttttctcccttatgAGTACCTCTGAAAGAATGTTTGACTTATTAT
This window harbors:
- the KLHL32 gene encoding kelch-like protein 32 isoform X4 — its product is MPSERCLSVQEMLTGQRLCQSSSHNDAVLAALNQQRSDGILCDITLIAEEQKFHAHKAVLAACSDYFRAMFSLCMVESEADEVNLHGVTSLGLKQALDFAYTGQILLEPGVIQDVLAAGSHLQLLELLSLCSHYLIQELNSFNYLDLYKLADLFNLTLLENAVVDFLVKHLSELLKSHPEEVLALPYCLLREVFKSDRLTSLSEEQIWQLAVRWLEHNCRYQYMDELLQYVRFGLMDVDTLHTVALSHPLVQASETATALINEALAYHQSVYAQPVWQTRRTKPRFQSDTLYIIGGKKREICKVKELRYFNPVDQENVHIAGIANWSELAPMPVGRSHHCVAVMGDFLFVAGGEAEHSTGRTCAVRTACRYDPRTNSWAEIAPMKNCREHFVLGAVDEYLYAVGGRNELRQVLPTVERYCPKKNKWTFVQSFDRSLSCHAGYVVDGLLWISGAVMGSV